A region from the Devosia lucknowensis genome encodes:
- a CDS encoding HesA/MoeB/ThiF family protein, whose product MASDPPLGPEETRRYARHLVLKGFGGGAQQKLKAARILVVGAGGLGSPAIAYLAAAGIGQLSIIDPDRVSLSNLQRQTLHTTPAVGTGKAESAGAFVSALNPHVGLDLHAEALTEANAEALVASCQVVLDGTDNLVTRRIVAAAAARLGRPLVSGAVSMFSGQVTVFAPHLGGPGHAALFPDEASDDALPSCEANGILGPVTGVIGTLMAMEAIKLVTGVGTPLIGRLLVYDARDARFSELSY is encoded by the coding sequence TTGGCCTCTGATCCGCCTCTGGGCCCCGAGGAAACACGGCGCTACGCGCGCCATCTGGTGCTCAAGGGTTTCGGTGGCGGGGCACAGCAGAAACTCAAGGCGGCGCGCATTCTGGTGGTGGGGGCCGGGGGCCTTGGCAGCCCCGCCATTGCCTATCTTGCCGCCGCCGGCATCGGGCAGCTTTCGATCATCGATCCTGACAGGGTCTCGCTGTCCAACCTGCAGCGCCAGACGCTGCACACCACGCCAGCGGTCGGAACCGGCAAGGCCGAGAGTGCCGGCGCCTTCGTTTCCGCGCTCAACCCGCATGTCGGACTTGACCTTCATGCCGAGGCCCTCACTGAAGCCAACGCCGAGGCGCTGGTCGCATCGTGCCAGGTCGTTCTGGACGGCACCGACAATCTTGTGACACGGCGCATCGTCGCCGCCGCCGCGGCAAGGCTCGGGAGGCCACTGGTCTCTGGCGCAGTCTCGATGTTTTCGGGACAGGTGACGGTCTTTGCGCCGCATCTGGGTGGGCCAGGCCACGCCGCGCTATTTCCGGACGAAGCCAGCGACGACGCCCTCCCCTCCTGCGAAGCCAACGGTATTCTGGGACCTGTCACCGGCGTCATCGGCACGCTGATGGCGATGGAAGCGATCAAGCTTGTCACCGGAGTGGGCACGCCGCTGATCGGCCGGCTACTCGTCTACGACGCCCGCGACGCGCGGTTCTCGGAACTGTCCTACTGA
- the irrA gene encoding iron response transcriptional regulator IrrA, with amino-acid sequence MLDRDTAARPLPSRKPCLTAVLRMAGLRPTRQRVALAELLFGGPHRHVSAEQLHGEASTANVNVSLATIYNTLHQFHEAGLLREVAIDASRSYFDTDTSDHHHFYVEDEQRMIDIPADSVTFKSLPTAPEGMEVAHVDVVIRVRKAPR; translated from the coding sequence ATGCTCGACCGAGACACTGCCGCCCGGCCGCTGCCTTCCCGCAAGCCTTGCCTGACTGCCGTCCTGCGGATGGCGGGTCTGCGCCCCACACGGCAGCGCGTCGCCCTGGCCGAACTGCTGTTCGGCGGCCCGCACCGGCATGTCAGTGCCGAACAGCTGCATGGCGAGGCAAGCACCGCCAATGTCAACGTGTCGCTGGCCACGATCTACAACACGCTGCACCAGTTCCACGAAGCCGGGCTCCTGCGCGAAGTCGCCATCGACGCGTCGCGGTCCTATTTCGACACCGACACGTCTGACCATCACCACTTCTACGTCGAAGACGAGCAGCGGATGATCGACATTCCCGCCGATTCGGTGACCTTCAAGTCGCTCCCCACCGCGCCCGAAGGCATGGAAGTGGCGCATGTCGACGTGGTGATCCGCGTTCGCAAGGCGCCACGCTGA
- the dut gene encoding dUTP diphosphatase: MTVRIAVKWLEHGLGLPLPRQQTSGAAGLDLAAAIDADDPLTIAPGDFAMVPTGLAIALPEGYEAQIRPRSGLAAKYGVTVLNSPGTVDADYRGEVQILLINHGKMPFVLRRGDRVAQMVVAPVSAVEMVEVHELDTTERGGGGHGSTGR, encoded by the coding sequence GTGACCGTCCGTATCGCTGTCAAATGGCTCGAGCATGGCCTTGGCCTGCCCCTGCCCCGGCAACAGACCTCCGGAGCGGCAGGGCTGGACCTCGCCGCAGCGATCGACGCGGACGATCCGCTGACAATCGCGCCGGGTGATTTCGCCATGGTGCCGACAGGCCTCGCCATCGCTTTGCCCGAGGGATACGAGGCGCAGATCCGGCCCCGCTCCGGGCTTGCCGCCAAGTATGGCGTGACTGTGCTCAACAGTCCGGGCACCGTCGACGCCGACTATCGCGGCGAGGTCCAAATCCTGTTGATCAATCATGGCAAGATGCCGTTCGTGCTGCGTCGGGGCGACCGCGTGGCGCAAATGGTTGTGGCGCCCGTGAGCGCCGTGGAAATGGTGGAAGTACATGAACTGGACACGACCGAACGCGGCGGTGGCGGCCACGGCTCGACTGGCCGCTAG
- the fabA gene encoding 3-hydroxyacyl-[acyl-carrier-protein] dehydratase FabA yields MADRQHAFNYEELLAHGRGELPGQGDARLPAPPMLMFDRITQIDETGGAHGKGLVRAELDVNPDLWFFKCHFIGDPVMPGCLGLDAVWQMTGFFLSWIGQPGKGRALGGEIKFTGQVTDDVKLVEYGIDLKRVMRSRLTLGIADGWVKADGKVIYEAKDLRVGLFTDVQLKEQQTA; encoded by the coding sequence ATGGCCGATCGGCAACACGCCTTTAACTACGAAGAATTGCTGGCCCATGGCCGCGGCGAACTTCCGGGCCAGGGCGATGCCCGCCTGCCCGCTCCGCCGATGCTGATGTTCGACCGCATCACCCAGATCGACGAAACCGGCGGCGCCCATGGCAAGGGCCTGGTGCGCGCCGAACTCGACGTCAATCCCGATCTCTGGTTCTTCAAGTGCCACTTCATCGGCGACCCGGTCATGCCCGGATGCCTGGGTCTCGATGCCGTCTGGCAGATGACCGGCTTCTTCCTCAGCTGGATCGGCCAGCCCGGCAAGGGCCGCGCCCTTGGCGGCGAAATCAAGTTCACCGGCCAGGTCACCGACGACGTGAAGCTGGTGGAATATGGCATCGACCTCAAGCGCGTCATGCGTTCGCGCCTGACCCTCGGCATTGCCGACGGCTGGGTGAAGGCTGACGGAAAGGTGATCTACGAAGCCAAGGACCTGCGCGTTGGGCTTTTCACCGACGTGCAGCTCAAAGAGCAGCAAACCGCCTGA
- the ubiE gene encoding bifunctional demethylmenaquinone methyltransferase/2-methoxy-6-polyprenyl-1,4-benzoquinol methylase UbiE — MTQSSQTTHFGERIVALEEKQGLVNQVFHDVADRYDLMNDLMSVGVHRLWKDAMVAELAPPKAGTRPFRVLDMAGGTGDIGERIVNASLGHASVVVSDINADMLRVGAERAKGWRYPGQVEFVEANAEELPFEPNSFDAYTIAFGIRNVPRVQKALDEARRVLKRGGRILVLEFSQVDVPGFDAFYKLYSDRVIPPMGRVVTGDAQPYQYFIESIRKFPAPPEFTGMLGKAGFKRVKHTSMTGNIATLFSGWKL, encoded by the coding sequence ATGACCCAGTCCAGCCAGACCACCCATTTCGGCGAGCGGATCGTCGCCCTCGAGGAAAAGCAGGGACTGGTGAACCAGGTCTTCCATGACGTCGCCGACCGCTACGACCTGATGAACGACCTGATGAGCGTCGGGGTTCACCGGCTCTGGAAGGATGCCATGGTGGCCGAACTGGCGCCGCCCAAGGCCGGCACCCGCCCGTTCCGGGTGCTCGACATGGCCGGCGGCACCGGCGACATCGGCGAGCGTATCGTCAATGCCTCGCTTGGCCACGCGTCGGTGGTCGTTTCCGACATCAATGCCGACATGCTGCGCGTTGGGGCCGAGCGTGCCAAAGGCTGGCGCTATCCGGGGCAGGTGGAATTCGTCGAGGCCAATGCCGAAGAGCTGCCGTTCGAGCCCAACAGTTTCGATGCCTATACGATCGCCTTCGGCATCCGCAACGTGCCGCGCGTCCAGAAGGCGCTCGACGAGGCCCGTCGCGTGCTCAAGCGCGGCGGCCGCATTCTCGTGCTCGAATTCAGCCAGGTCGACGTGCCGGGCTTCGATGCGTTCTACAAGCTCTATTCGGACCGGGTCATCCCGCCGATGGGCCGGGTCGTCACCGGCGACGCCCAGCCCTACCAGTATTTCATCGAGTCGATCCGCAAGTTTCCCGCCCCGCCCGAATTCACCGGCATGCTCGGCAAGGCCGGGTTCAAGCGGGTCAAGCACACAAGCATGACCGGCAATATCGCGACCCTGTTCTCGGGCTGGAAACTCTAG
- a CDS encoding arylamine N-acetyltransferase family protein: protein MPEKVNLKGYFDRIGFAGSIAPTLATLETLHALHPAAIPFENISPLIGEPVPLDQPSLEKKLLSDRRGGYCFEHNLLFMRVLQDLDYTVRPLLARGLMNNPDNQKLTHLLLLVDINGQNYIADVGHGGLTLTAPLRLRADVEQTTPHETFRLVGGDPDWTLEARLGDAWEPIHAFTLDPAEDGAIEAANEMMAHTPGTSMVSNLRVALSPPGRRLKLLNTGFTIKPVDGEKEQREITSMEALRSVLTTEFGLVLPNDERLEPALSRLFPLPPDLPDQAPV, encoded by the coding sequence ATGCCCGAAAAGGTCAACCTCAAAGGCTATTTCGACAGAATCGGTTTCGCCGGTTCCATCGCCCCGACATTGGCGACGCTGGAAACGCTGCATGCGCTTCACCCTGCCGCCATTCCCTTTGAGAACATTTCGCCACTGATCGGCGAACCGGTTCCGCTCGATCAGCCGAGCCTTGAAAAGAAGCTGCTGTCCGATAGGCGAGGCGGTTACTGCTTCGAGCACAACCTCCTGTTCATGCGGGTGCTGCAGGACCTCGACTACACGGTCCGTCCGCTGCTCGCCCGTGGGCTCATGAACAATCCCGACAACCAGAAACTCACGCACCTGCTGCTGCTCGTCGACATCAACGGGCAGAATTACATTGCCGATGTCGGCCACGGCGGGCTGACCCTCACCGCGCCGCTGCGCCTGCGTGCCGATGTCGAACAGACCACCCCGCACGAGACGTTCCGCCTCGTCGGGGGCGATCCGGACTGGACGCTCGAGGCACGTCTCGGCGACGCCTGGGAGCCGATCCACGCCTTCACGCTCGACCCTGCCGAGGATGGGGCGATCGAAGCCGCCAACGAGATGATGGCCCATACGCCGGGCACCAGCATGGTCTCCAACCTGCGCGTCGCGCTGTCGCCGCCGGGCCGCCGATTGAAGCTGCTCAATACCGGTTTCACCATCAAGCCGGTGGACGGCGAAAAGGAGCAGCGCGAGATCACCAGCATGGAAGCGCTGCGCTCGGTCCTGACCACCGAATTCGGTCTCGTCCTGCCCAATGACGAGCGGCTCGAGCCGGCGCTGTCGCGGCTCTTTCCGCTGCCGCCTGATCTGCCGGACCAGGCGCCGGTGTGA
- a CDS encoding ribokinase, with translation MITVFGSTNLDQIGTVSRLPKPGETVAGGTFSMAPGGKGANQALAARRAGAEVRHVSAAGEDAFADLALELLKSGGVDLSHMRKAEAATGIAMIFVDAAGENVIAILPGANGTVSAEDAERGLAQLTPSDTVLVQQEVPQAATKKALEIAREKGARSILNTAPFLPDTAKLAPLADIVVANETEFSLLTGRPIDQLDAAMQDWVNRTGRTIVVTLGPEGARARTPDGPISVPAHKVKPVDTVGAGDTFCGYLAAGLDAGHDLATALRRAAVAGSLACLKPGAQPAIPLKGEVDAITR, from the coding sequence ATGATCACCGTCTTCGGCTCCACCAATCTCGACCAGATCGGCACCGTTTCGCGCCTGCCCAAGCCAGGCGAAACCGTCGCGGGCGGTACCTTTTCGATGGCGCCGGGCGGCAAGGGTGCCAACCAGGCGCTGGCGGCGCGCCGCGCCGGTGCGGAGGTGCGACACGTGTCGGCCGCCGGCGAAGACGCGTTTGCGGACCTCGCGCTCGAGCTGCTCAAGTCGGGCGGCGTCGATCTCTCGCATATGCGCAAGGCCGAGGCCGCGACCGGCATCGCCATGATCTTCGTGGATGCGGCAGGCGAGAATGTCATCGCCATCCTTCCCGGCGCCAACGGCACGGTCAGCGCCGAGGACGCCGAACGGGGCCTGGCTCAGCTCACCCCGTCCGATACGGTGCTGGTGCAGCAGGAAGTGCCACAGGCGGCAACGAAAAAGGCGCTGGAGATCGCCCGCGAAAAGGGCGCCCGCTCGATCCTCAACACCGCCCCCTTTCTGCCCGACACGGCAAAGCTCGCGCCGCTAGCCGATATCGTGGTTGCCAACGAGACCGAGTTCTCGCTCCTCACCGGCCGCCCCATCGACCAGCTCGACGCGGCCATGCAGGATTGGGTCAACCGCACCGGCCGCACCATCGTCGTCACCCTCGGTCCGGAGGGCGCCCGCGCCCGTACGCCGGACGGCCCGATTTCGGTGCCGGCCCACAAGGTCAAGCCCGTCGATACGGTGGGCGCCGGCGATACGTTCTGCGGCTATCTTGCCGCCGGGCTCGATGCCGGCCATGATCTCGCAACCGCCCTGCGTCGCGCGGCTGTGGCGGGCAGCCTTGCCTGCCTCAAGCCCGGAGCGCAGCCTGCCATTCCGCTCAAGGGCGAGGTGGACGCCATCACCCGCTAG
- the ubiB gene encoding 2-polyprenylphenol 6-hydroxylase, whose product MSFGSTFRLIHAGWVLAREGAFSVLPVESLPPMIRAGIAMARLVERRDVRRTGSIERLNAALHKLGPSYVKFGQTLATRPDIVGAQAAADLSGLQDRMPPFDPTLVPGILDTALGVKAQHLTEISEPVAAASIAQVHKATLRAPGEVPRLVAVKVLRPGVAERFHADTDSLYAGARLAEAFSPASRRLQPTQVVRTLDHSMRLELDLRLEAAAISEMSENIKDDTGFRIPDVHWDQVAQNVLTTTWMDGIPIRDHAAIDAAGIDRKALASKLLQSFLRHAIRDGYFHADMHPGNLFADPRSGDVIAVDFGIMGRIGKRERRFLADILYGFITRNYRLVAQRHFDIGYVPETQSVEDFTLAIRSIGEPLHGRTAADISMAKVLGQLFTITDLFEMRTRPELVLLQKSMVLVEGVARNLDPDLDIWTVAEPVVGEWLRREEGPVGRIEDLMGHLGRLSEAAGRVPTLLAQAELTMAEHRALMHRPPDRLMRGAILSVLGAALVLLVTLIWQVIVGS is encoded by the coding sequence ATGTCCTTCGGCTCGACGTTCCGTCTCATCCATGCCGGCTGGGTGCTGGCGCGCGAGGGCGCCTTTTCGGTGCTGCCCGTGGAATCGCTGCCGCCGATGATACGCGCGGGCATTGCCATGGCACGCCTCGTGGAACGGCGCGATGTGCGCCGCACCGGCAGCATCGAGCGGCTCAACGCCGCGCTTCACAAGCTCGGCCCCAGCTACGTCAAGTTCGGCCAGACCCTGGCCACCCGCCCCGACATCGTCGGCGCGCAGGCCGCTGCGGACCTTTCGGGCTTGCAGGACCGCATGCCGCCTTTCGATCCGACGCTGGTACCGGGCATTCTCGACACCGCGCTCGGCGTCAAGGCGCAACACCTGACCGAGATCAGCGAACCGGTTGCAGCCGCTTCGATCGCGCAGGTGCACAAGGCCACGCTGCGCGCCCCCGGCGAGGTGCCGAGGCTCGTTGCCGTCAAGGTCCTGCGCCCCGGCGTCGCCGAGCGGTTCCACGCCGATACTGACAGCCTTTATGCCGGCGCGCGCCTCGCCGAGGCGTTCTCGCCAGCCAGCCGGCGCCTCCAGCCGACCCAGGTCGTGCGCACGCTCGACCATTCGATGCGGCTCGAGCTCGATCTGCGGCTCGAAGCCGCCGCCATTTCCGAGATGTCCGAGAACATCAAGGACGACACCGGCTTCCGCATTCCCGACGTGCACTGGGACCAGGTGGCGCAGAATGTGCTCACCACGACATGGATGGACGGCATTCCGATCCGCGACCATGCGGCCATCGATGCCGCCGGCATCGATCGCAAGGCCCTGGCCTCCAAGCTCCTGCAAAGCTTCCTGCGCCACGCCATCCGCGACGGCTATTTCCATGCCGACATGCATCCGGGCAATCTCTTCGCCGATCCGCGCAGCGGCGACGTGATCGCGGTGGATTTCGGCATCATGGGGCGCATCGGCAAGCGCGAGCGACGCTTTCTCGCCGACATCCTCTACGGGTTCATCACCCGCAACTATCGTCTCGTCGCGCAGCGCCACTTCGATATCGGCTACGTGCCCGAAACGCAGTCGGTGGAAGACTTCACCCTCGCCATCCGCTCGATCGGCGAACCGCTGCATGGCCGCACCGCCGCCGACATTTCCATGGCCAAGGTGCTCGGCCAGCTCTTTACCATCACCGACCTGTTCGAAATGCGGACCCGTCCCGAGCTGGTGCTGCTGCAGAAATCCATGGTGCTGGTGGAAGGGGTGGCGCGCAATCTCGATCCGGATCTCGACATCTGGACCGTCGCCGAGCCGGTGGTCGGCGAATGGCTGCGGCGCGAGGAAGGCCCGGTCGGCCGGATCGAAGACCTCATGGGTCATCTCGGACGGCTCAGCGAGGCCGCCGGCCGCGTGCCGACGCTCCTGGCGCAGGCCGAGCTCACCATGGCCGAACATCGGGCCCTGATGCACCGTCCGCCCGATAGGCTGATGCGGGGCGCCATCCTCTCGGTCCTCGGCGCCGCGCTCGTGCTGCTGGTGACCCTCATCTGGCAGGTGATCGTCGGTTCTTGA
- a CDS encoding YdeI/OmpD-associated family protein: protein MPPVQVPLDKLREFVDFDAFYRWLAANHDSADEIWIRIFKKSSGKPTITPVEAIDAVLCWGWIDAIKKSWDEESFVQRYCPRRARSVWSQINRDNVARLSTQGLMTEHGLVHVEAAKADGRWDAAYKTTQEAPADLLAAIAANPAAQQAYDGLSSQNRFALTFRTISLKTEAARKKKIESFVAMLERGETIYPQKAKS from the coding sequence ATGCCGCCGGTCCAGGTCCCGCTCGACAAGCTGCGTGAATTCGTCGATTTCGACGCCTTCTACCGCTGGCTTGCCGCCAATCACGACAGCGCGGACGAGATCTGGATCCGGATCTTCAAGAAGAGCAGCGGCAAGCCCACCATCACGCCGGTGGAGGCCATCGATGCCGTGCTCTGCTGGGGCTGGATCGATGCCATCAAGAAAAGCTGGGACGAGGAGAGTTTCGTCCAGCGCTATTGTCCGCGCCGCGCCAGATCGGTGTGGAGCCAGATCAACAGGGACAATGTCGCCCGCCTGTCCACACAGGGCCTGATGACCGAACATGGCCTTGTCCATGTCGAAGCGGCCAAGGCTGACGGCCGCTGGGACGCCGCCTACAAGACCACGCAGGAGGCGCCGGCCGACCTCCTCGCTGCCATCGCCGCCAATCCAGCGGCGCAGCAGGCCTATGACGGGCTTTCCTCGCAGAACCGTTTTGCCCTGACCTTCCGGACCATTTCATTGAAGACGGAGGCCGCTCGCAAGAAGAAGATCGAGAGCTTCGTCGCCATGCTCGAACGCGGCGAAACCATCTACCCGCAAAAGGCAAAGTCATGA
- a CDS encoding DUF1697 domain-containing protein — MSVWGAFLRGINLGKRQMKMAELKACLEADGFAEVKTILASGNVRLAADGTPDAIKARLEKAIAAQFGFEVGVVLRSEEELETMLREHPFGTLDPDADLTRHVILFDKPLPRDISLESRPGDTEILRVDPREVYFAGYRQANGRYTEHVEEVLKPLYAKLGKGNLDTMRNWNTIEKILK; from the coding sequence ATGAGTGTCTGGGGCGCTTTTCTGCGCGGCATAAACCTGGGGAAGCGGCAGATGAAAATGGCCGAGCTCAAGGCGTGTCTCGAGGCCGACGGCTTTGCCGAGGTCAAGACCATCCTTGCCAGCGGCAATGTGCGACTCGCGGCCGACGGTACGCCCGACGCCATCAAGGCGCGCCTCGAAAAGGCAATCGCAGCGCAGTTCGGGTTCGAGGTCGGTGTCGTCCTGCGCTCGGAGGAGGAGCTTGAAACCATGCTGCGCGAGCATCCTTTCGGCACCCTCGATCCAGACGCCGATCTCACCCGTCATGTCATCCTGTTCGACAAGCCGCTGCCGCGCGATATCTCCCTCGAGAGCCGGCCGGGAGACACGGAAATCCTTCGGGTCGACCCGCGCGAAGTCTATTTTGCGGGCTACCGGCAGGCCAATGGCCGCTATACCGAGCATGTGGAGGAGGTGCTGAAGCCGCTTTATGCAAAGCTGGGCAAAGGCAATCTCGACACCATGCGCAACTGGAACACGATCGAGAAAATCCTGAAATGA
- the fabB gene encoding beta-ketoacyl-ACP synthase I, producing the protein MRRVVVTGMGIISSIGNSLDEVTTSLRTAKPGIIFAEDYAELGFRSQVKGDPRLDPFEILDRRVTRFMGKGAAWNYLAMQQAIADAGLEEKDISNPMTGIVMGSGGASTRTIVEAADITRKNTSPKRVGPLAVPKAMGSTASATLATPFGIKGINYTITAACATSKHCIGNAMEQIMLGKQDIVFAGGHEDLDWTLSDLFDAMGAMSSDYNQTPEKASRCYDANRDGFVISGGAGVLVLEEYEHAKARGAKIWAELVGYGATSDGLDMVAPSGEGAERCMRMALKNIKAPIDYINPHATSTPVGDLKEIEALRAVFGNENKCPPISATKSLTGHSQGATGVHESIYSILMMRNRFIAESANIETLDPAFEDMPILRQRRDDVDLGYVLSNSFGFGGTNAALVFKHPEA; encoded by the coding sequence ATGAGACGAGTTGTCGTGACCGGCATGGGTATCATTTCCTCCATCGGCAACTCGCTCGACGAGGTGACGACCAGCCTGCGCACGGCCAAGCCCGGCATCATCTTCGCCGAAGATTATGCCGAGCTCGGATTCCGCAGCCAGGTGAAGGGCGACCCACGCCTCGACCCGTTCGAGATTCTGGATCGCCGCGTCACCCGCTTCATGGGCAAGGGCGCGGCCTGGAACTATCTCGCCATGCAGCAGGCGATCGCCGATGCGGGTCTCGAGGAGAAGGACATTTCCAACCCCATGACCGGTATCGTCATGGGCTCGGGCGGCGCCTCGACCCGCACCATCGTGGAAGCGGCCGACATCACCCGCAAGAACACCTCGCCCAAGCGCGTCGGGCCGCTGGCCGTGCCCAAGGCCATGGGGTCGACGGCGTCCGCGACGCTGGCCACGCCCTTCGGCATCAAGGGCATCAACTACACGATCACCGCCGCCTGCGCGACGTCCAAGCATTGCATCGGCAATGCCATGGAACAGATCATGCTGGGCAAGCAGGACATTGTCTTTGCCGGGGGCCACGAAGACCTGGACTGGACGCTTAGCGACCTGTTCGACGCCATGGGCGCCATGAGCTCGGACTACAACCAGACCCCGGAAAAGGCCTCGCGCTGCTACGATGCCAACCGTGACGGCTTCGTCATTTCGGGCGGTGCCGGCGTGCTCGTGCTCGAGGAATACGAACACGCCAAGGCACGCGGCGCCAAGATCTGGGCCGAACTGGTCGGCTATGGCGCCACCTCCGACGGTCTGGACATGGTTGCTCCGTCGGGCGAGGGCGCCGAGCGCTGCATGCGCATGGCGCTGAAGAACATCAAGGCGCCGATCGACTACATCAACCCGCATGCCACCTCGACCCCGGTGGGCGACCTCAAGGAAATCGAGGCGCTACGCGCCGTCTTCGGCAACGAGAACAAGTGCCCGCCGATCTCGGCGACCAAGTCGCTGACCGGCCATTCGCAGGGCGCGACGGGTGTCCATGAATCGATCTATTCGATCCTGATGATGCGCAACCGCTTCATCGCCGAGAGCGCCAATATCGAGACGCTCGACCCGGCCTTCGAGGATATGCCCATTCTGCGCCAGCGCCGCGACGACGTGGACCTGGGCTATGTGCTGTCGAACTCGTTCGGCTTCGGCGGCACCAATGCCGCACTGGTCTTCAAGCATCCCGAGGCTTAG
- the mutM gene encoding bifunctional DNA-formamidopyrimidine glycosylase/DNA-(apurinic or apyrimidinic site) lyase: protein MPELPEVETVRRGLAPWLEGATIETVVLNRKDLRFPFPDGLKAALEGQRVETVGRRAKYLLMTLSGGKTLLSHLGMTGSWRFAEHGIDKPPRYYEPGTEPKHDHMIWTLDHPRHGKSHLIYADPRRFGFIDLYDDIEQSPYLRGLGPEPLGNEFSSAQMAAAFAGKKAPIKAALLDQRVVAGLGNIYVAEALHRAHILPTVEARTLVTKAGKPKKALDDLAYGVREVLTAAIEVGGSTIRDFRSTTGEGYFQHNFAVYDREGDPCPTPLCKGVVKRIVQSGRSTFYCPVCQKAH, encoded by the coding sequence ATGCCCGAACTGCCCGAGGTCGAAACCGTCCGCCGCGGCCTGGCCCCCTGGCTCGAAGGCGCGACCATCGAAACCGTTGTCCTCAATCGCAAGGATTTGCGCTTTCCATTTCCCGATGGCCTCAAGGCGGCACTGGAGGGCCAGAGGGTCGAGACGGTCGGACGGCGGGCGAAATACCTGCTGATGACCCTGTCTGGTGGCAAAACGCTGCTCAGCCATCTGGGCATGACAGGCTCCTGGCGCTTTGCCGAACACGGCATCGACAAGCCGCCGCGCTACTATGAGCCGGGCACCGAGCCCAAGCACGATCACATGATCTGGACGCTCGATCACCCCCGGCACGGCAAGAGCCACCTGATCTACGCCGATCCGCGCCGCTTCGGCTTCATCGATCTCTATGACGATATCGAGCAGAGCCCCTACCTGAGGGGACTCGGGCCAGAGCCCCTCGGTAACGAATTTTCTTCCGCGCAGATGGCCGCTGCCTTCGCCGGCAAGAAGGCGCCGATCAAGGCGGCCCTGCTCGACCAGCGTGTCGTGGCGGGGCTCGGCAATATCTATGTCGCCGAGGCATTGCACCGGGCCCATATCCTGCCCACGGTCGAGGCGAGAACGCTCGTCACCAAGGCGGGCAAGCCCAAGAAGGCGCTGGACGACCTTGCCTATGGGGTGCGCGAGGTGCTCACCGCCGCCATCGAGGTCGGCGGGTCGACCATCCGCGATTTCCGCAGCACCACCGGCGAGGGCTACTTCCAGCACAACTTCGCCGTCTACGATCGCGAAGGCGATCCGTGCCCGACCCCGCTCTGCAAGGGCGTGGTCAAACGGATCGTGCAATCGGGACGCTCGACGTTCTACTGTCCCGTGTGCCAAAAAGCGCATTAG
- a CDS encoding DUF2259 domain-containing protein, with product MNWTRPNAAVAATARLAASGIAFLALALPAFAGDRALIDYIGYSEDFRYFAFEEFGIQDGSGFAYSSIYVVDLSADSWVVGTPIRFQAESEETTMQSVRATVAQNAAGHFEEFRIDVPVEIAALIGDGAPNTDAKTLDFGAPGYLPGTVSGDYSLSLKTYDTTATSPCSDWFGIDPQGYELTIADSGTQRLVHRDANLPRSRGCPTDYRIHSVVMPFGGVTLSNAVAIISVYPGGFEGPDRRFLAVPLGL from the coding sequence ATGAACTGGACACGACCGAACGCGGCGGTGGCGGCCACGGCTCGACTGGCCGCTAGCGGCATCGCCTTTTTGGCCTTGGCCCTGCCGGCCTTCGCCGGCGACCGGGCCTTGATCGACTATATCGGGTATTCCGAGGATTTCCGGTATTTCGCCTTCGAGGAATTCGGCATCCAGGACGGCTCGGGCTTTGCCTATTCGAGCATCTATGTCGTCGACCTCAGTGCCGACAGCTGGGTCGTCGGCACGCCGATCCGCTTCCAGGCCGAGAGCGAAGAGACCACGATGCAGTCGGTGCGTGCGACGGTGGCGCAGAATGCCGCCGGGCATTTCGAGGAATTCCGCATCGATGTTCCGGTCGAAATCGCGGCCCTGATCGGCGACGGCGCACCCAATACCGATGCGAAGACCCTCGATTTCGGCGCACCGGGCTATCTGCCCGGAACGGTATCGGGCGATTACAGCCTCAGCCTCAAGACCTACGACACGACGGCCACCAGCCCCTGCAGCGACTGGTTCGGCATCGATCCGCAGGGCTACGAACTCACGATTGCCGATAGCGGCACGCAGCGTCTCGTGCACCGCGACGCCAACCTGCCGCGCTCGCGCGGTTGCCCCACCGACTATCGCATCCATTCTGTCGTCATGCCCTTCGGGGGCGTGACGCTGTCCAACGCCGTCGCCATCATCTCGGTCTATCCCGGCGGCTTCGAGGGGCCGGACCGGCGGTTCCTGGCGGTTCCCCTTGGCCTCTGA